A single region of the Salmo salar chromosome ssa16, Ssal_v3.1, whole genome shotgun sequence genome encodes:
- the LOC106574919 gene encoding E3 ubiquitin-protein ligase TRIM39-like gives MSTSSNVLSEEQFLCSICLDVFTEPVSIPCGHNFCKACIREYWNSTVLCQCPLCKDTFNRKPEPKTNTTLRDVADHFKRMKVTDGEESSSKPGEVAPVQQMIQERLQKVKEIKYSVELSQRDAEREITGSVEVFTALVRSIDRSQGEVIKEVEEKQKAAERQADGLTEELEQEITELLRRGTELDHVHLLQRFPSPIKDWSEISVHRDLHVGTVRRALSRLEETLQKEMEKSWDPELRRLQQWSVDVTLDPDTAHCKLIVSEDRKQVSYGDIRQILPDLPERFECYLSVLGKEGFSSGRFHFEVQVRGKIEWQVGVARESIIRKGPTAVSPEGGLWALYMNRNKYVAKDTPPIPLFLSQKPQKVGVFVDYEEGQISFYDVENRSHIYSFTGCIFTEKLYPYLNPCDNEEGPNTAPLVISPVNHTD, from the coding sequence ATGTCCACCTCCAGCAATGTCTTGTCTGAAGAGCAGTTCCTGTGCTCTATCTGTCTGGATGTGTTCACTGAGCCAGTCTCTATTCCATGTGGTCACAACTTCTGCAAGGCCTGTATCAGGGAATACTGGAACAGCACTGTCCTGTGCCAGTGTCCACTGTGTAAGGACACATTCAACAGAAAACCTGAACCAAAAACCAACACAACACTCAGAGATGTTGCAGATCATTTTAAGAGGATGAAGGTCACGGACGGAGAGGAGTCCTCTTCCAAGCCTGGAGAAGTAGCACCAGTGCAGCAGATGATCCAGGAGCGACTGCAGAAGGTTAAGGAGATCAAATACTCAGTAGAGCTCAgccagagagatgcagagagagagataacaggaaGTGTGGAGGTCTTCACTGCTCTGGTTCGCTCCATTGACAGAAGTCAGGGTGAGGTTATTAAGGAGGTTGAGGAGAAGCAGAAAGCAGCTGAGAGGCAGGCTGACGGGCTCACTGAAGAGCTGGAGCAGGAAATCACTGAGCTGCTGAGGAGAGGCACTGAGCTGGACCATGTCCACCTCCTCCAGAGGTTCCCATCCCCGATCAAGGACTGGTCTGAGATCAGTGTTCACAGGGATCTGCATGTAGGAACTGTGCGGAGAGCTCTGTCTCGGCTGGAGGAGACACTTCAGAAAGAGATGGAGAAGTCGTGGGATCCTGAGCTGAGGAGGTTACAGCAGTGGTCAGTGGATGTGACTCTGGATCCGGATACAGCACACTGCAAGCTCATTGTGTCGGAGGACAGGAAACAAGTGAGCTATGGAGACATACGGCAGATTCTCCCTGACCTCCCAGAGAGGTTTGAATGTTATCTATCGGTCCTGGGAAAGGAAGGCTTCTCCTCAGGGAGATTCCACTTTGAGGTTCAGGTTAGGGGAAAAATTGAGTGGCAGGTAGGAGTGGCCAGAGAGTCCATCATTAGGAAGGGCCCAACAGCTGTAAGCCCTGAGGGTGGACTCTGGGCTCTGTATATGAATAGGAATAAGTATGTAGCCAAGGACACACCCCCTATCCCCCTCTTCCTGAGTCAGAAACCCCAGAAGGTGGGGGTGTTTGTGGATTACGAGGAGGGTCAGATCTCCTTTTATGATGTAGAAAACAGGTCTCATATCTACTCTTTCACTGGTTGTATCTTCACTGAGAAACTATATCCATACTTGAACCCCTGTGATAATGAGGAGGGTCCAAACACAGCCCCATTGGTCATCTCTCCTGTCAATCACACTGACTGA
- the LOC106574918 gene encoding E3 ubiquitin-protein ligase TRIM39, producing the protein MSTSSNVLSEEQFLCPICLDVFTEPVSIPCGHNFCKACIREYWNSTVLCQCPLCKDTFNRRPEPKTNTTLRDVGDHFKKMKVTDGEESSSKPGEVAQVQQMIQERLQKVKEIKYSVELSKRDAEREIAGSVEVFTALVRSIERSQGEVIEEVEEKQKAAERQADGLTEELEQEITELLRRGTELDHVHLLQRFPSPIKDWSEISVHRDLHVGTVRRALSRLEDTFQKEMEKSCDAELKMIRQWSVDVTLDPDTAHPKLIVSENRKQVSFQGTRRNIPDNPKRFSTHLAVLGKEGFSSGRFYFEVQVRGKIEWVLGVARESIIRKGQKAVSPDGGLWALKMKGENKYEIKDTPPIPLFLSQKPQKLGVFVDYEEGQISFYDVENRSHIYYFTGCIFTEKLYAFFNPCDNSEGPNSAPLVISPVNHTD; encoded by the coding sequence ATGTCCACCTCCAGCAATGTCTTGTCTGAAGAGCAGTTCCTGTGCCCTATCTGTCTGGATGTGTTCACTGAGCCAGTCTCTATTCCATGTGGACACAACTTCTGCAAGGCCTGTATCAGGGAATACTGGAACAGCACTGTCCTGTGCCAGTGTCCACTGTGTAAGGACACATTCAACAGAAGACCTGAACCAAAAACCAACACAACACTCAGAGATGTTGGAGATCATTTTAAGAAGATGAAGGTCACGGACGGAGAGGAGTCCTCTTCCAAGCCTGGAGAAGTAGCACAAGTGCAGCAGATGATCCAGGAGCGACTGCAGAAAGTTAAGGAGATCAAGTACTCAGTAGAGCTCAgcaagagagatgcagagagagagatagcaggaagTGTGGAAGTCTTCACTGCTCTGGttcgctccattgagagaagtcAGGGTGAGGTTATTGAGGAGGTTGAGGAGAAGCAGAAAGCAGCTGAGAGGCAGGCTGACGGGCTCACTGAAGAGCTGGAGCAGGAAATCACTGAGCTGCTGAGGAGAGGCACTGAGCTGGACCATGTCCACCTCCTCCAGAGGTTCCCATCCCCGATCAAGGACTGGTCTGAGATCAGTGTTCACAGGGATCTGCATGTAGGAACTGTGAGGAGAGCTCTTTCTCGGCTGGAGGACACATTTCAGAAAGAGATGGAGAAGTCGTGCGATGCTGAGCTGAAGATGATACGGCAGTGGTCAGTGGATGTGACTCTGGATCCTGATACAGCACACCCCAAGCTCATTGTATCTGAGAACAGGAAACAAGTGAGCTTTCAAGGCACACGGCGGAATATCCCTGACAACCCAAAGAGGTTTAGTACTCATCTAGCTGTCCTGGGAAAGGAAGGCTTCTCCTCAGGGAGATTCTACTTTGAGGTTCAGGTTAGAGGAAAGATTGAATGGGTGTTAGGAGTGGCCAGAGAATCCATCATCAGGAAGGGCCAAAAAGCTGTAAGCCCTGATGGTGGACTCTGGGCTCTGAAAATGAAGGGTGAGAATAAGTATGAGATCAAGGACACACCCCCTATCCCCCTCTTCCTGAGTCAGAAACCCCAGAAGTTGGGGGTGTTTGTGGATTACGAGGAGGGTCAGATCTCCTTTTATGATGTAGAAAACAGGTCTCACATCTACTATTTCACTGGTTGTATCTTCACTGAGAAACTATATGCATTCTTTAACCCCTGTGATAATTCTGAGGGTCCAAACTCAGCCCCATTGGTCATCTCTCCTGTCAATCACACTGACTGA